TCGAACTGTTATATTTTagatttttgttttgttttagtAAAGAAGGAAAAGTACTTTGTGTATGAAAAGATTATTGAACAAGTTTAGCTTTACATACATTGAATATATCGATATGTAATGTTAGTCTTTATTATGTAATTTTTGTAATTAGCACTCGGACATTTTCAATGAGATTTATCTTTTATAAGTGCTAGtattgtatttctatttccatttgatTAAAACATAAAAGACGGAGGAAACTTACAATTTTCCTGATGACGGCAACAAAGTAAATTTAAAATAATCTACGATGAAATTGAGAATTTTTATAAATTTGAATACAAACTTGTGCCGCGCTTTCTAATGTTGCAAAAGAACATTACCAATGTTATATACCAACAATTTAATAAGGATCAGAAGAAAAATACCCAAAGAACTATAGCTTTGTAATGTAAAAATTGACCAACAGTTTGTATGCAATGTTATTTTCGAAAATAATCGATATTCTCTAAATGTAATCATTTGGCACAACTTTTGAACCTTTTCAGTTGTTTATTTGGATCGGTTCAGAATTTTGTTAAACCACCGTAGCAATGCACTCATCGTAGATCTGAAACTGTAGTATTATATAAAATGATATTAAGAATCAACAATTAAACATGTTTTACGTATATTCATGTACATCAAAACGAACACACCAAATGTATATCATACAAAGGAGCATCATCGATTTCGTTGTTCATTTTACTTTAGTTCCTCGTTTTTATATTTTCATTTCGAGCACAATCATACCGATAAAATTATGGAAGGTACAAGTTAAACGTAAATTCTTTGTAAATCATTCGCTCGTGATTTACTGCGattttaaggaaaaagaaatGAACGTTCTTTTATATTTAGATGTAAACTATTCAAATAAGAgtattaaatgaaataaaaaggaaaaaacgaAGGAATacgtttaataataataaattttatcaAGCGCTACTGTTGCGTGATAGATTTTTAAGGCCGTGACATCGCTCGATCGTCGCGAGTTTCAAAAGACGACGACGATAAAAATGTATTCGAAGTTTCGCACCGAATTTCCAAATCCGATTTCAACTCTGAAACAATTGTCATAAATATACAGGTGAATCAATAATTTTCCAATAAAAATGCTAGGTTTGTATACGTTGAACAATCTATTCGAAATTTCATCTGAAATATGTAGATTTCTTAAAGTAACAAGGTCAAGAAAAATAGACGTATTGTTACGTTCGTTGTGACTGTAGTATTTCAAATAAACACATATAGAATTTAACAGTGTAAAACGTGTGTTGATTGTATATGTGGTACAGTCTATATGATGTAAAAAAAAACGATTTTTAAGAGATGAAGTATGTACATAGAATAGATACGTATATAAAATCAGTTAATAAAAAGGATAAGATTGTATATTGTAGTAGCTGTGCGTAGCTGATTGAATAACAGATAAAAGTTCAATATCGGTTTACCGTGTATCTCTTCGCTCCAAAATGGCTCTCTATCACTTTTCCATCGGCAAAGTTTTATCGTTGCGTTTTTATCATGTTCGCCGCATTGTAACAATAAATCGAGATATTCCTCAATTCTTTCTTGTCCTACGAAAAAAGAAAAGCGTAATTCTACGAGTATGTAATTCTTAAAACACTTTGTACTCTCAACACCCTTATCACAAAGCAAACGCGCTCGTGTTTCTACATCCAAGTGGACACATCAAAATGAAGACTGAAACAAGACTCGTCAAAATGATAAGCAACGACACAACGAGCAGcgtgttaatattatatataaaatttgtTTGCGACGCGGATGAACCTTTAGAAATCCCTGCGATGCATCTCGCGCGATCAGCTTCGCGGGACAAGTCGAGCCTGTTGTACAAGTTCAAAGCTGTTTCCAGATTGCTGGTGGATAAGTACAGCTTTCCCTGTATCGATTAAAATTGAAGatgtaattttctttttttttttgtatgccACGAACAAATTATTGTAATCCATATGTAATTGTTATCGATACCTGACTTAGGTAATGCTCGCCAATGTGATAATGCGCTGCCGCGAGCTTCTCGAAAAGGTGAAAGTTTTCAGCATTTTCACGGCACATCTCTAAATGTATTTCCGTATGATCGTTGTCGTTCAATCGCTATGCACGAGAGGCGAGTTGCGTTTACAATATAACCGTAAACTATCGAGTAACGGAAAGAAAACGAATAGGATTACTTTGTACGCGAAAGCTAGTTCCATGTGCGCGTTGCAGACACCTTCGACGTCCAAAGTCCTCTTGGCTAGTGCTAATAACTTCGAGAAAGATTTCAACGCGCTTTTAATGTTATTCGTCGCGACGTAACATTTTCCGAGCTCGTAATAGGCTTCGTTTACGTATTCGGTGTTCTCAgctgcattttcattcttatttcAGTGAGATTAAACGACGTTTTCATCTGAAATCTAGAACTTACCATCGGTGGCTCTGTTTAGAGCCTCGATACACGCCTCTACCGCGAAAGCGGCATTCTCGGAGCGTTTTTTGCGAGCGAGGATCAATAATGCTTTGTAGAGAAGTGCGTTGCACTCTTTGAAAATAGATTTCTGTTCGATACCCAGCAATTTCGATGCGTTCCACAATTTCTTCACCGAACCATCGCGCGCCTTTCTCAGATAATCCAAGGCTTCGTTTGGATTCTGTACTAATTTCAATTCCTCTTTAACAGCGGTAGAAGGTGTACATATTAAAAGAGTTCGCGCGTGAAAATTTGGAACCTCAACTAACATTCGTAAAAAATAAATCGACCATACAAGTAACGTATCAGCGTTATCATGTAAAAATCGTCGTGTTCGATCAGTTCCGCAGCCGAAAGAGCCGCCTGGTAGAGACGCTCGGTTATCCATTGCCATTCCCATGTTTTTGACTGAAAATACAAAGCGGTGTCCAACAGCGATCTCGCTCTCGTTACGTGGTCACCTAAATGAATTATTCGCATTTATTTGATCGATTAAACTAGCCAA
The sequence above is a segment of the Xylocopa sonorina isolate GNS202 chromosome 7, iyXylSono1_principal, whole genome shotgun sequence genome. Coding sequences within it:
- the LOC143425725 gene encoding uncharacterized protein LOC143425725 translates to MRIIHLGDHVTRARSLLDTALYFQSKTWEWQWITERLYQAALSAAELIEHDDFYMITLIRYLYGRFIFYELQNPNEALDYLRKARDGSVKKLWNASKLLGIEQKSIFKECNALLYKALLILARKKRSENAAFAVEACIEALNRATDAENTEYVNEAYYELGKCYVATNNIKSALKSFSKLLALAKRTLDVEGVCNAHMELAFAYKRLNDNDHTEIHLEMCRENAENFHLFEKLAAAHYHIGEHYLSQGKLYLSTSNLETALNLYNRLDLSREADRARCIAGISKGQERIEEYLDLLLQCGEHDKNATIKLCRWKSDREPFWSEEIHELKSDLEIRCETSNTFLSSSSFETRDDRAMSRP